Genomic segment of Ruegeria sp. TM1040:
CGCAGCCTCTGAGCGCGCGCATTGAGGGGAGTGATAAAACTCTAGCGCGCCGTTTTCGCCGCCTTGTTGCGCCCAATCGCGTCCGATTTAAACGTCGCGAGAGGTATATTTTGCATGAGGAAATACTCTTGATATGACTTTTCTAATCCTGCTCGTGCTTTTGGCCTTTGCGCTTTATTCCTTGTTCAGCAAGCGGATAGATCGCAGTGTTCTGACCCTGCCTATCTTGTTTACAGGGCTTGGGTTTTTGCTCTCAAAGCCGCTCAGTGAGGTGATCCCCGCCGGGCTTATTCACGAAGGCAAAGCAGGGCTTGCGGAGGTGACGTTGATCCTCGTGCTGTTTTCCGATGCCAGCCACGTGCGATTGCGCAGCCTGGCACGGGGCTGGCAGTATCCGACACGGATGCTGGTGATCGGGTTGCCGCTCACCATTGCCTCGGGCACGGCGGTTGCATTCTGGCTCAACCCCAGTTCCGGGCTCGCCGTCGCGCTCCTGACGGCTGCAGTCTTGACGCCGACCGACGCGGCCTTGGGGCAGGCGGTTGTGAACAGCCCGGATGTCCCGGACCGTCTCGCACAGACGATCAATGTCGAAAGCGGCCTCAATGATGGGCTGGTGCTTCCCTTTGTGCTGACGGGGGCGATACTTGCTTCGGGTTTTGCGGGCGAGGCGCATACCGCGGGGCTCGCTCTTGAGGCGCTCATCGAAGTGATCCTTGGGCCTCTGGCGGGGATTGCGGTTGGCTGGGTTGCGGCGCGGGCGATGGATTGGGCGCAGAACCGTGATCTCATGCAGGAGGCGGCGGGCGCAGTCGTGTTTCTGGTCACAGCCTTTGCAGCCTATCTGTTTGCGGTTCTGATCCACGGAAACGGTTTTATCGCGGCATTTGTCGCGGGCATGGTGTTCGGCAACAGCTATCGTCACAACATTCATTTCATAAGCGAGTTCATGGAGGGCGCGGGACAGTTGCTCACGATGGCCGCCTTTCTGGTGTTCGGCGCATTCCTGTTGCCAGACGGGCTGGCTCATGCGGGCGTCTCCACTTTGGTCTTGGCGCTCTTGTTTTTGACGGTAGTTCGCATGGGGCCGATCCTCCTGTCGCTCATCGGAAGCGGCCTTCCCACACGCGAGAAACTATTTCTGGGCTGGTTTGGCCCGCGCGGCCTCGCTTCGATCCTGTTCACACTGTTGATGATGGATCAGTTCGACATCCCAAATGAGGAGGAGCTGCTCGCCTGTGTTTCTCTGACGGTCGGACTGTCGATCCTCCTGCATGGTATCACATCCACGCCGCTTGCCAGTTGGATCAGTCAGGAGGGCAAGCGCAACACATGAGAGCGCCGCACCTTGCGCTGGTGCTTGTGGGCAAGGGGGAATGCCCCCCGCCCAGAAGGTAATTTAAGCAGTCTCCACGCTCGCCACGCGATTGGCCGAAGCATTCAGAAGGTGCTGTGTGTAATCATGGGCGGTTTTGCCAGCGCGCATGTCGTCGATGCTGAGAATCTCCATGATCTCGCCGTTGCGCATCACCGCAGCCGTACTGCACATATGCGCAACCACAGCAAGATCATGCGATACCATTACGTAGGTGAGGTCATGCTCGGCCTGTAGATCCTTCAGGAGATTGAGGATTTCGGCCTGCACGGACACATCAAGCGCCGATGTGGGCTCATCCAGCAGTAGGATCTTGGGGTTCGGCGCAAGCGCACGCGCGATCGCAACCCGTTGCCGCTGCCCACCCGAGAGCTGGTGCGGGTAGCGAAAGCGAAATGCCGGGCCAAGGCCCACGTCCTTCAGCAGCTGATCCACTCGGTCGTTGATGTCCTTGAACCCATGCAGACGCAGCGTTTCCGACAGCACTTGATCGACAGATTGGCGTGGATGCAGCGAGGCATAGGGATCCTGAAATACCATCTGCACAGTCTTATAGAAGGTCCGGTCGCGTTTGCCCGCGAGGGGGTGGCCCGCCACCGTCATTTCGCCTTCCCAATAGGGCGCAAGGCCGGTGATCGCCTTCAGGATCGTGGACTTGCCGGACCCTGATTCCCCCACAAGGCCAAAGCTCGCGCCGCTATCTACCGAGAACGACGCATTCTTGACGGCATGAAAGAGATTGTGACTGTCCCCAAAGTAGACGTTCAACCCCTTGATATCGATGGCTGTTCTCATGGCCTGCCCTCCACGCTTGCAGTGTCGCGCCATTGGGGGTCGCGATCCAGCACCTGAAGCCGTGGCTTGGGGTGATCGAACCGCGGCAAAGATCCCAAAAGCCCCTGAGTATAAGGGTGTTTGGCCTCGTGCAGCTTGTCAGCGTCGCAGACCTCGATGATGCGGCCCGCATACATGATGAGCACGCGATCACAGAACTGCGACACCAGATTGAGATCGTGACTGATGAAAATCAGCCCCATGCCCCGCTCGCGCACCAGCTTGTCCATGATTGACAGAACCTGCCCCTGCACGGATACATCCAGGGCCGAAGTCGGTTCATCCGCGATTAGGATTTCCGGGTTGGGAATCAACATCATGGCGATCATGATGCGCTGGCCCATGCCGCCCGACATCTCGTGGGGATAGGCTTTCATCACCCGCTCGGGATCGCGGATCGATACGGCCTCAAGCATCTCGAGCGCTTTGCTGCGCGCCTCGGCCCTGCTGGATTTGGCATGCAACCGGTACGCTTCGATGATTTGATCGCCCACAGTGACAACCGGATTAAGAGAGAACTTCGGATCCTGCATCACCATGGAGATCTTCTCGCCCCGCACCTTGCGCATGTCGCGCTCGGAGAGATCGAGAAGGTTGGTGTCATGCAGCTTGATATGACCTGCCTCAACAATGCCTGGCTTGCGGATCAGGCGCAGGATTGCGCGCCCGGTCATGGATTTACCAGACCCGCTTTCGCCCACGATCCCAAGCCGTTCTTTTCCAAGCGAGAAGCTCACCCCGCGCACCGCATCAAAGATGCCGTTGCGGGTCGGGAACTTCACCCAGAGGTTTTCAATATCCAGAAGTGTGCTCATGAGCTGCTATCCTTCGGATCAAGCACATCGCGCAAACCATCGCCCAGAAGGTTGAAGGCCAGCGAAACGGCAAAGATGGCAAGACCGGGCATGGTGGCGACCCACCAGTAGTCCAGAATGAACCGGCGCCCCTCGGAGATCATCGCGCCCCATTCCGGGCTTGGAGGTTGCGCGCCAAGGCCCAGAAAGCCAAGTCCCGCAGCCGCCAGAATGATCCCCGCCATATCCAGTGTCACCCGCACGATCAGCGAACTGATACAGAGCGGCCAGATATGTTTGGTGATGATCAGGAGCGGCCCCGCCCCTTGCAGACGGATCGCGCTGATGAAATCCGACGAACGGATGGTGAGCGTCTCGGCCCGTGCCAGACGCGCGTAGGGGGGCCAGGCCGTGAGTGAAATCGCCAGCACTGCGTTCTCAATCCCGGCTCCCAGCGCCGCCACAAAGGCCAGCGCCAGCACAAGGCGTGGGAACGCAAGGAAAATATCCGTCACCCGCATCAGCATGATGTCGACCCAGCCGCCCACGTAGCCGGAGACCGTTCCGACCAACAACCCGACGATGGGCGCGATCATGGCAACAAGTGCGACGATGTAGAGCGTGATCCGTGCGCCCCAGATGAGGCGGCTCAGGATGTCCCGCCCCAGCGAGTCGGTGCCGAGGATGTGCCCTTCGGTGCCCAGGGGCTGAAGCCGATTGCCAAGATCCTGATAGTAGGGATCATGAGGCGCAAGAAGCGGTGCAAAGATCGCAACGGCGACGAGCAGAACGATGATTGCCAGCCCCCCCATCGCCATATGGTTGGACCGTAAGGTTAGCCAGCCTTTGTAATAGGCGGCCAGCCTGGCCTGACGGCGCGACGTTGGCGTATCCGTCAAGAGCCACTCTCGAAGTGTCATGGTCTGGCTGCTCATTTCGACCTCGGATCAAAGACTTTGTAGAGGAGGTCGGAAAAAACGTTCAGCACGATGAACACGAGGCCGACGACCACGGTGCCACCAAGCACGGCGTTCATGTCAGCCGACAACAATGCCGTGGTGATGTAGTTTCCGATCCCCGGCCAGGAAAAGATGATCTCCGTCAGCACCGATCCCTCGAGGAGGTTCGCATAAGAGAGCGCGATCACGGTGATGAGCTGCACGCGGATATTCTTGAATGCATGGTTCATGACCACCGCCCATTCGCTCATGCCTTTGACGCGGGCTGTGGTGATGTACTCGGCCGAAAGCTGTTCCAGCATGAACGAACGCGTCATGCGGCTGATGTAGGCCAAGGAGTAGTATCCCAGCAGAGAGGCGGGCAGGATGATATGTGAAAACGCATCCCAGAAGGCGCCCCAGTCGCCTGCAATGATCGAATCCACAAGGATCATGCCCGTTACGGAGGGGATCATGTCCTCGTAAAAGATGCCCTGCCGCCCCGGTCCGCCGACCCAGCCGAGCATGCCGTAAAAGAGCAAAAGCCCCATCAGGCCCAGCCAGAAGATCGGCATCGAATAGCCCACCAATGCCACCACGCGGGCGATCTGATCCACCCAACTGCCACGGCGCACCGCGGCGATGACCCCTAGCGGCACCCCGAGGACGCAGCCAAAGATAATGCCAATCGTTGCAAGCTCAAAGGTGGCAGGAAACACGCGGGCGATGTCCTCTGACACCGGGCGCGCGGTCAGAAGCGATTTGCCAAAGTCACCTTGCAGGACATCGCCGACGTAATAGAAAAACTGTATGATCAATTGTTTATCGAGCCCAAGCTCCAGATAAACCGCATTGTATTGCTCTTCGCTGGCGCGTTCGCCAACCACCGCCAGAACCGGGTCAATAGGCATAACGCGCCCGATCAGGAAGGTGACGAACAAGAGCCCCAACATGGTGATTGAGACGGAAAGCAGGGTGATCCCCATGCTTCTTGCCCAAGGGGGAAGAGGCAGCCAAGGCTGCCTCTTCGGGACGTTGCTGTAAAACGCCATCTTACTTGGTCACGTCCCAGTAAGCGGCTGCGGTGATCGCGCCACCAAGGTTCAGACCCTCGACCTTTTCGCTGATGCCAGCCTGTTCAACCAGCTGGAACATCACGGCAAAAGGCGCGGTATCGCGGAACTCGGCCTGGATCTCGTGATACATGTCTGCACGTTTCACGGTATCGCCTTCGACCACGGCTGCGGCGACTTTGTCGGTCAGCCCTGCAGTGTCCCAACCGTTGCGCCACGCCAGAAGGCCCGTTGCATTGGCCGCGTCAGAGTTGTCGGGGTTATAGGCAAATGTGCCCGCGTTGGTCTGAGGATCGGGATAATCCGGACCCCAGGCGCCAAGGTAGATGTCCAGTTCCCGCGCGCGGTACTTGCCCAGAACCTGCTTGCCGGTGCCGACCTCGAGGTTCAGCTTGATGCCGGCCTGCGAAAAGGTGTTTTGCAGCGATTGCGCGATCTCCAGACGCTCTTGCGCCTCGCGTACACCAACCGTCAGCTCCAGCCCTTCGGGCACACCGGCCTCTGCCAGCAATTCCTTGGCTTTCTCGATATTGAGCGAGAAGGGGTTTTCATCCACGGCACCCAGATAGGTCTTTGGCAGGAAGTTCTGGTGCTTCACATACCAGTTCTTGAGGAAGCTGTTTTCCATGCCGTCATAGTCGATCAGATACTTCAGCGCCTGACGGACCTGCGGCTTGGAGAGCTCAGGATGCTTTTGGTTGAAGGACACATACATCAGGCGACCGCGCATCTCGCGCTGCACTTCGACGCCGTCGATACCTGCCAGGCCGTCCACATCCGCAGGGGTCAGGTCACGAGCCACGTCAATATCGCCGCGCTCCAGCATCAGGCGCTGGGTCGCACTTTCCTGAACGTGACGCACGATCACGCGCTGCATCGCCGGGGCGCCTTCATAGTAGTCTGGGTTTGCGGTCAGCGTGACGCTTTCCTTGGGCTTCCAAGAGGCCAGCTTGTAGGGGCCGGAGCCGGCGGAGTTGGTCATCAGCCACTCGTTGCCGAGGTCGCCGTCCTTGTCGTGCTCCATCACCAGTTTTTCGTCGACGATTGCGCCCAAGGTCGCTGTCAGGCAGTTCAGCACAAAGGAGGTCGCATAGCGTTTGTCGGTCGTGATCGACACGGTGTTGCCATCGACGGTGATCATCTCATCGACGTTTTCCGGAGTGAACCCAAACTGTGTCAGGATGAACGACGGCGTTTTGTTGAGCTTGATCACGCGGCGCAGTGAGAAGGCCGCATCTTCCGCCCGAACCGGGTTGCCAGAGTGGAACTTGACGCCCTCGCGCATGGTGAAGGTGATGGTTTTGCCATCTTCCGAGACAGTCCAGCTTTCGGCCAGATCGGGCTGATAGCCTGCCTCAAGGTTGGAGGGGTCGAAATTCACCAGCTTGCCGTACATGTTGCGGATCACATCCGCGCCCGCAAATTCAAAGCTTTGCGCCGGATCCAGCGTGGTGATGTCGTCGATACGGTTGGCGATGACCAGCATATTGTCTGGTGTCGCGGCGACCGCCGGCAGGGCGGTGACACCCAGCGCGAGCCCAAGTGCAGCAGAGCCGATTAGTTTGGAAAAAGCGTTCATTTAATGAACTCCCTGTTTTGATTTGATTATAAACGCCGGTTTTTGCCCGGCTTTTGGTTATTCTCCCCAGGTCTTGCCCAGGACTCGGAGCCAGTTTTCATGGCAGAGTTTCTTCATCAAAGCATCGTCATAGCCGCGGTCCCGCATCGCGCGGCGCAACGCCGGCAGGCCTGCGATTGTGCCGATCTCGGCGGGTACCGTTGCCCCGTCGAAATCCGAGCCCATGCCAACCCGATCCTCGCCAACCTCTGCGATGAGGTAATCGAGATGATCCAACATGCGCGAAATCGGTGTGTTTTCGTCCATGCGTCCGTCTTCGCGCAGGAAGGCCACCGCAAAATTCAGCCCGACCATGCCGTCACTGTCCCGGATCGCATGCAACTGGCGGTCGGTCAGGTTGCGGCTATGCCGGGTGAGCGCCACCGCGTTCGAGTGGGTCGCCACCAAAGGTGCATCACTGACGCGGGCCACGTCCCAAAAACCGGCTTCCGTCATGTGCGAGAGATCGATCATAATCCGCATCTCATTGCAGCGTTTGATCAAGCGAAACCCATCTTCCGTGAGGCCCTCGCCCGTGTCCCCGGTGGAGGGATAGCGAAACGGAACCCCATGGCCAAAGCGGGTTGGGCGGCTCCAGACCGGCCCAAGAGAGCGCAGCCCCGCGCCGTGCAGGACGTCAAGCGTGTGGAAATCACGGTCGATTGCCTCTGCACCTTCCATATGCATCACGGCGGCCATCAGACCTTGTTCCATCGCCGTGCGAATTTCTGCGGTCGAGCGACAAATCTGCAGCGCGCCCTGCCTTTCGAGCTCGATCAGGAGAGCGGCCTGGGACAGGGCCACCTTGATGGCGTTGTGCCACGTGACCTGCTCTGGAAGCGGCAGGTCATAGGTGTCCTTCATCATCTCTTCGTCATGGGAGACCGACTCTTCGCCAGGCACAAAGATGGCGAAGAATCCGCCGCCGAACCCACCGGCCTTGGCTTTGTCAACGTCGATCTGGCGGCCTCCGCTGCCAAAAACCCCCGCCTGGTCCATTCCTACATCTTTATTGTGAAGGCGCAGCAGCAGGTCGTTGTGACCATCGAAAATAAGCGGAGTGTTCATTATTCAGCCAGTAAATTTGATCCCCGACGTCCGGTATTCCCGTGCTTCGGGAAGCCGTCGGCGCAATGTGATCGGTAACTCTAGGTAAAGCCTGCGCCAAGTTTGTTCACTTGGCAAGTATGTAGCGGGAAAAGATCCGGCTTTTTGGTTCAAGGCGCGGTCGCGCGCTCATGAGGTCGGCAGGCCAAGGGCAACAGAGGCACAAGGCGCATCTGCTGCACCACGACAGATCAAGAGCCCTGCCGATCATCTTCTGTAGACAGGGTTTTTTTCGTAGATGTAGTAAGGTCTCCATCACCGGCCCCAAGCTGGCACACGCATCTTTAAGGATCGATCCCGATGAAAGCCGTCCTCTATGAGACCTTTAAGGAGTTGCCAAAACTGGTCACGGTCGAGGATCCCACCCCGGATCCGGATGGCGTGGTGATCAAGGTCGAGGCCACCGGGCTCTGCCGCTCAGACTGGCATGGCTGGATGGGGCATGACAGCGACATCGTGCTACCGCATGTGCCCGGCCATGAATTTGCAGGTGTGATTGTGGCCTTGGGGAAGAATGTCCGCAACTGGACGGTTGGGGATCGCGTGACCGTGCCATTCATCTCTGGATGCGGAGCCTGTTCGGAGTGTCACGCCGGCCACCAGCAGGTTTGCCACAACCAGCAACAGCCTGGATTTACCCATTGGGGGTCTTTTGCGGAATATGTGGGGGTCCGTCAGGCCGATCTGAACCTCGTGGCGCTGCCACAGGAAATGGATTTTGCCACCGCAGCAAGTCTTGGGTGCCGCTTTGCCACCTCCTTTCGCGCAGTGGTCGATCAGGCCCAAACGCGGGCCGGACAATGGGTTGCGGTGCATGGATGCGGTGGCGTGGGATTGTCTGCGGTGATGATTGCTCAGGCGGTTGGCGCCAATGTGATCGCCATTGATATCGACGACGAAAAACTCAATCTCGCCCAAGAACTCGGAGCCGTTGCGACTATCAATGGTGCGCGCGTGGCCGATGTCCCAGAGGCGGTGATCGACCTCAGCAGAGGCGGCGCGCATGTCTCGCTGGATGCACTGGGCCACCCGTTGACCTGCTTCAACTCGATCCAGAACCTGCGCCCTCGCGGCAAACACGTGCAGGTGGGCTTGATGCTCGCAGAGCACAGCACGCCGTCGGTGCCGATGGCGAAAGTCATTGCAAAAGAGTTGGAGATCCTCGGATCCCACGGCATGCAAGCGCATCGGTACGACGCCATGCTGGATATGATCGCATCCGGAAAACTTGATCCCAGGCGGCTTGTGGGGCGTGAAATCAGCCTCGATGCGGCCCCCTCCGCCCTTGTGAAGATGGATCAGTTCCAATCGATCGGCGCGACGGTTATCACCACCTTCTGAATCTCGCATCGTCTGTGGATGTATTCATGCCCACCCGCAGGAGATAGACTGTTCTAAAACGGAGAGCGCGCGCTCCGACATCAAGGCCATGAGGGGCGAAGCATATGCAGGACTGGGATGCGGTCGTGATTGGAGGCGGTCCGGCTGGATTGATGGCAGCAGGGGAGGTCGCGCGTCAGGGCCATCGGGTGCTCTTGGTGGAAGCCAAGCCGTCGCCTGCGCGCAAGTTTCTGATGGCCGGAAAATCCGGTCTAAACCTGACCAAAGACGAACCCTTCGAGGATTTGCTGGCGCAGTATGGCGACTCGGCTGAGTGGCTGGCACCGATGATCAAGGCGTTTGACGCTGCGGCTGTGCAAGACTGGGCGCGCGGGCTCGGGCAGGAGCTTTTTACCGGGTCGACGGGACGGGTGTTTCCCACGGTCATGAAGGGCTCTCCCTTGTTGCGGGCGTGGCTTCAGGATCTGGACACACATCGCGTTACCCGGCAACTCGGCTGGCGCTGGACAGGTTGGCAGCAGGACGGGCAGCTGTTGTTCGGTACGGCTGCAGGGCCACAAATCGTGACATCCCGCGCCACCATACTGGCGCTTGGTGGTGCGAGCTGGGCACGGCTTGGTTCGGATGGCGCCTGGGCGGCCCTATTGGCGTCGCGCGGCGTCGCCTTGGCACCGTTTCAACCGTCGAACGCTGCCCTTTCGGTCGCCTGGAGTGATCACATGACGCCGCATTTTGGCGCAGCACTCAAGGCAGTGGCCTGGCAGGCAGGCGCATTGCAGGCCCGTGGCGAGGCGACCTTGTCGCAACGCGGGCTCGAAGGCGGTGGGCTTTACACGTTGACCCCAGCTCTGCGCGAAGGGCAGCCGCTTTTTGTCGACTTGTCGCCGGACCTCAACGAGGGCGATCTTGCCCGGCGGCTCGCGAAACCGCGTGGTAAGACGAGCTGGTCGAACCACATGCGCCGCACGCTCAAGCTTGCGACGGTGAAAATGGCACTATTGCAAGAGTTTGGCCGCCCGCTGCCGCAGGATCCAGAGAGCCTGGCCCGTCTCATCAAACATTTGCCCGTGCGCCATACGGGGTTACGCCCAATGGACGAGGCAATCTCGACGGCTGGCGGTGTGCGCCGCGATGCCTTGGATGACGGCCTCATGCTAAAGGCGATCCCCGGCACGTTTTGCGCCGGAGAGATGCTTGATTGGGATGCGCCAACGGGAGGGTATCTCTTGACTGCCTGCTTTGCGACCGGCCGTTGGGCAGGGCAAGCGGCGGCGCGCTACTTGGCGAGTTCCGCCACGCGCTGAAATGCCGGTCGCGCGCGCATGCGCTTGCCATAGTCCAGCACCGCATCGCCTTCGACGTCAAACTTCGCGCCACGCGCCCAGTTGAGGCAATGCGTCATCAAAACATCTGCGATCGTGAACTGATCGCCAGCGACAAATTCCCCGCTGAGCTGCGCGTTGATGCGTTTGATGGAATTGGCGAATTCCCACCTAAGAGAGTCTTTGATCTCTGGCACCCGGCGGTCTTCGGGCAGAATGAAGCTGTGACGCGCTGCCGTCCAGAGGATCGCGTCCATCTCGTCGATCACCATATTGGTGATGGCGTCCTGTCTTGCGCGCGCCAAAGTGCCTGCAGGTGCGGTCAGAGCGCCATGTTTGTCGGCCAGATAGGTGATGATCGCCACAGAATCGGTGATGCTCTCGCCGTCCTCAACCAGAGCCGGGACCTTGCCCGAAGGATTGGCAGCACGCGCCTCCGCGCTTTGGGGTTGTGCCGGGACCAGATCGTAGCTCTGCCCCAGCTCCTCGAGAGTCCACAACACCCGGAACGCGCGGGTCTTGGGAACGCCAATCACTTGATACATTGGAAATCTCCTCGTTTGTTGCCGCGCAGGGTTGCCGCCAATCCGAGAGAGGTCAAGCATCAGCTTGAGCTGCGCTCAACGTGCGCGGGCGAGCATCGCAAGCCGGATCATCGCGCGTTCTGTCAACGCAAGGGCAGGTGCGCTTTGCCCGGCGGAGCGCAATTGCAAGTCGGTGTCGGTCAGAATCGTCAGCGCGTTTTGCAACTTCTGCGCCCCCCAGCCTTGTGCCTGTCGCAGCATGCGATCGCGGCGCTTGCCATAGAGCGGCGGACGCAGGCCTCCGATGCCTTGGGCAGCACCTCCGGGATGGGCGGCAATGGTATAGAGCGTGCGAAAATGACGAGTCGCCCCGATGCAGAGCGTCACCGCATTGGTGCCCTGAGCCTGCAGCCTTCGCAGGACCGGACCGATGTCGGCACTGCGCCCCTCAGCCACCACATTTAGGAGATCGTCGAGCGCCGCCTCTGTGGATTGCGGGGCCACGGCGTCGATGTCCTCCAGCGTCAGCGGGCTGTTGTCGCCATTTTTGTAGAGGCTCAGTTTCTCGATCATTCGGGAAAAATCGCCGGGACCAATGTCATTGGCGATATCCGCGAGCGCAGACATGCTGTCGCCCGGCACATCCCGTACGCCTGCTTCACTCAGGATTCGCTCAATTTCTGCACGCGAGGGAGGATCGTCATAGATGCCGGTCGCATAGGCATTGGTATGAGTTTCAAACGCCTTGCGCAGTTTGGATGACGCCTTGAGCTGACCTGCCGTCACAACGATCTGCGCATCGCCGGGTTGCCAGGCCTCGAGCGCGGTGGTGATCGCCGGGGTCGCAGAATCATTGGCATCCTCGACAAACACGGCGCGAATGCCGGGAAAGAAACCGACCGCCTTGACCGCGTCCAGAAGCTGCGCGGGATCCTTGCGCAGTTCGCTTGCGGGCATCCGCGTGAGGCGCATCTCCTCCTCCGCACCCGGTCCGAGGAGCGCAGCCAGCATCTGCTGGCGCTTGAGCGAGACGCGCATGGCGTCCGCACCGTAGATCAACAGCCCGGTCTTGCCGGGGTCAGGGCGGGCGAAATAGCCCTCGGCCTCGCGCGGGCTGAGTTTCATGAGCCTTCGGGACGGCCCAACCCGGGCGCCGCATAGAGGCGGGTCACAATCTGATCCGCCAGAATCACCATCAGTCGCTCATGCGCATCCGTTTCCCCCGCCTGCGTCTGAACTGTTGTGCCGCTCGCCGAATAGCCAGAGAAGTTTTCGACCTCGCCGCTGGCAACGATCTGCCCGTCCGAGAGGCGCACGAGGCTGTAACCAGCGGTGCCGGTCAGGGAATAGCGGGTGATACTGCCTTCTGCAGTGATCGCTTGGCCCACCTCTTTGGTGTCGAGCGTCAGGTCCATCCGATACGCAGGGGCGCCAGAGCGCCCAAGCCGAGTTTCGAGCCTGCGCACAAAGTAATAGGCGTCACTGTCGCGTGGCGCGCCGATGGTTTCGGGGGACTGAAACGCGATTTGGTCACGCAGCGCGGTGCCAGCCCCAACCGGGCCATAAACAGGCTCAAACCCGCAGGCAGAAAGGCTGGCGCCAAGAGGCAGCGCCAGCGTGAGCTTCAAGAATTTGCGTCGATCAGGCAACAACATTTACGATCCGCCCCGGCACCACGATCACCTTTTTGGGTGCGGCACCTTCCAGCACCCGTTGCACAGCTTCGTGGGCCAGCGCGAGTTTTTCAACCTCTGCCTTATCGAGATCCTTCGCCACGGTGATCTCACCGCGCCGTTTGCCATTCACCTGAATGGGCAGGGTGACGCTGTCTTCGACGAGCATCGACTCGTCCGCCACAGGCCAAGCTGCGTTGGCAATCAGGCCCTCGCCACCTTGATGCGCCCAGATATCCTCGGCAAGGTGCGGCGTCATCGGCGACATCAGCTGGGCCAGAGTCTTGATGGCCTGTTTTTGCACGGCGGCGCTCGCCTTGGATTTCGACAGCGTATTTGTAAAGCCATAGAGCTTTGCAATCGCGGCATTAAAACCAAAACTTTCAACACCGAGCGTCACGTCACGGATCGCCTTGTGCATCTCGCGCAATAGCTCCTCGTCGCCTTCGCCCTTGGCATCCGGGTCCATCTCGCCAATCCGGTCACAGAGGTTCCAGACCCGATTGAGGTGCTTGTAGGCCGCTTCGGCGCCAGAGGCCGTCCATTCCACATCCCGTTCGGGCGGCGAATCGGACAGAACAAACCAACGCGCGGTATCAGCACCGTAGGTGGAGATGATCGCCAGCGGGTCGACCACGTTGTTCTTGGACTTGGACATCTTGGCAGAGGGGATCACCTTGATCCGCTCGCCGGTCTCCTTGACGAAGACGCCGCCGTCGCGCTCCTCGACCTCG
This window contains:
- a CDS encoding TIGR03862 family flavoprotein — encoded protein: MQDWDAVVIGGGPAGLMAAGEVARQGHRVLLVEAKPSPARKFLMAGKSGLNLTKDEPFEDLLAQYGDSAEWLAPMIKAFDAAAVQDWARGLGQELFTGSTGRVFPTVMKGSPLLRAWLQDLDTHRVTRQLGWRWTGWQQDGQLLFGTAAGPQIVTSRATILALGGASWARLGSDGAWAALLASRGVALAPFQPSNAALSVAWSDHMTPHFGAALKAVAWQAGALQARGEATLSQRGLEGGGLYTLTPALREGQPLFVDLSPDLNEGDLARRLAKPRGKTSWSNHMRRTLKLATVKMALLQEFGRPLPQDPESLARLIKHLPVRHTGLRPMDEAISTAGGVRRDALDDGLMLKAIPGTFCAGEMLDWDAPTGGYLLTACFATGRWAGQAAARYLASSATR
- a CDS encoding zinc-dependent alcohol dehydrogenase family protein, with translation MKAVLYETFKELPKLVTVEDPTPDPDGVVIKVEATGLCRSDWHGWMGHDSDIVLPHVPGHEFAGVIVALGKNVRNWTVGDRVTVPFISGCGACSECHAGHQQVCHNQQQPGFTHWGSFAEYVGVRQADLNLVALPQEMDFATAASLGCRFATSFRAVVDQAQTRAGQWVAVHGCGGVGLSAVMIAQAVGANVIAIDIDDEKLNLAQELGAVATINGARVADVPEAVIDLSRGGAHVSLDALGHPLTCFNSIQNLRPRGKHVQVGLMLAEHSTPSVPMAKVIAKELEILGSHGMQAHRYDAMLDMIASGKLDPRRLVGREISLDAAPSALVKMDQFQSIGATVITTF
- a CDS encoding glutathione S-transferase family protein translates to MYQVIGVPKTRAFRVLWTLEELGQSYDLVPAQPQSAEARAANPSGKVPALVEDGESITDSVAIITYLADKHGALTAPAGTLARARQDAITNMVIDEMDAILWTAARHSFILPEDRRVPEIKDSLRWEFANSIKRINAQLSGEFVAGDQFTIADVLMTHCLNWARGAKFDVEGDAVLDYGKRMRARPAFQRVAELAK
- the lptE gene encoding LPS assembly lipoprotein LptE, giving the protein MLLPDRRKFLKLTLALPLGASLSACGFEPVYGPVGAGTALRDQIAFQSPETIGAPRDSDAYYFVRRLETRLGRSGAPAYRMDLTLDTKEVGQAITAEGSITRYSLTGTAGYSLVRLSDGQIVASGEVENFSGYSASGTTVQTQAGETDAHERLMVILADQIVTRLYAAPGLGRPEGS
- the holA gene encoding DNA polymerase III subunit delta, with translation MKLSPREAEGYFARPDPGKTGLLIYGADAMRVSLKRQQMLAALLGPGAEEEMRLTRMPASELRKDPAQLLDAVKAVGFFPGIRAVFVEDANDSATPAITTALEAWQPGDAQIVVTAGQLKASSKLRKAFETHTNAYATGIYDDPPSRAEIERILSEAGVRDVPGDSMSALADIANDIGPGDFSRMIEKLSLYKNGDNSPLTLEDIDAVAPQSTEAALDDLLNVVAEGRSADIGPVLRRLQAQGTNAVTLCIGATRHFRTLYTIAAHPGGAAQGIGGLRPPLYGKRRDRMLRQAQGWGAQKLQNALTILTDTDLQLRSAGQSAPALALTERAMIRLAMLARAR